A region from the Mycolicibacterium litorale genome encodes:
- the cobF gene encoding precorrin-6A synthase (deacetylating) yields MTRRIHVIGIGAGDPDYVTAQAVTALNDTDVFFAMDKGETKDDLVALRRSICERFIREPGYRFVELPDPVRDRTGDYRRAVDDWHAARARLWAEAIASELPNDGVGAFLAWGDPSLYDSTLRILDRVAAHLDIDYDVIPGITAIQALTARHRIPLNDVGEPVLITTGRRLREHGLTGTAVVMLDGDCAFTQTPPQTRIWWGAYLGTDDELLVSGTVGDVGERIVAMRADARARHGWIMDTYLLRA; encoded by the coding sequence GTGACCCGACGGATCCACGTCATCGGCATCGGTGCAGGCGACCCGGACTACGTGACCGCCCAGGCCGTCACGGCGCTCAACGACACCGACGTATTCTTCGCGATGGACAAAGGTGAGACCAAGGACGACCTCGTCGCGCTGCGCCGGTCGATCTGCGAGCGGTTCATCCGCGAGCCCGGCTACCGGTTCGTCGAACTACCGGACCCGGTCCGCGACAGAACCGGCGACTACCGCCGGGCGGTCGACGACTGGCACGCCGCGCGGGCCCGGCTGTGGGCCGAGGCGATCGCATCCGAACTGCCCAATGACGGCGTCGGAGCCTTCCTCGCCTGGGGTGACCCGTCGCTCTACGACAGCACGCTGCGCATCCTCGACCGGGTCGCGGCCCACCTCGACATCGACTACGACGTGATCCCCGGCATCACCGCGATCCAGGCCCTCACCGCGCGCCACCGCATCCCGCTCAACGACGTCGGCGAACCGGTGCTGATCACCACCGGCCGCCGACTGCGCGAACACGGCCTGACCGGCACTGCGGTCGTCATGCTCGACGGCGACTGCGCCTTCACGCAGACGCCCCCACAGACCCGGATCTGGTGGGGTGCCTACCTCGGCACCGACGACGAACTGCTGGTGTCGGGCACCGTCGGCGACGTGGGGGAGCGCATCGTCGCCATGCGCGCCGACGCCCGGGCCCGGCACGGCTGGATCATGGACACCTACCTGCTTCGCGCCTGA
- a CDS encoding DUF4235 domain-containing protein: MSVAKTFYKPLALASSIGGGLIAGKIFSELWQRANPSGTEPPDPEDLQSSAREIFVAAAIQGLIVGLVRAALARGQAKGFAALAKENPE, encoded by the coding sequence GTGAGTGTGGCGAAAACCTTCTACAAGCCCCTGGCCCTGGCGAGCAGCATCGGGGGCGGGCTCATTGCCGGCAAGATCTTCTCCGAACTCTGGCAGCGCGCCAACCCGTCCGGCACCGAGCCGCCCGACCCCGAGGACCTGCAGAGTTCGGCCAGGGAGATCTTCGTCGCCGCCGCCATCCAGGGCCTGATCGTCGGCCTGGTGCGCGCCGCGCTCGCCCGCGGGCAGGCCAAGGGATTCGCCGCACTGGCCAAGGAGAACCCGGAGTAG
- a CDS encoding SDR family oxidoreductase has translation MTRQRILITGASSGLGAGMARAFAAKGRDLALCARRVDRLEALKAELTQQHPGITVAVAELDVTDHDRVPKVFAALADELGGLDRVIVNAGLGKGAPLGTGKVWANKATIETNLVAALVQVETALEMFKRSGAGHLVLISSVLANKGVPGVKAAYAASKAGVSSLGESLRAEYARGPIRVTVLEPGYIESEMTARSASTMLMTDTDSGVAAMVRVIEKEAGRAAVPWWPWAPLVRLMRVLPPRLMAPFS, from the coding sequence ATGACCCGCCAGAGAATCCTGATCACCGGTGCGAGCTCCGGCCTCGGCGCCGGGATGGCGCGGGCGTTCGCCGCGAAAGGTCGCGACCTCGCGCTCTGCGCCCGCCGCGTCGACCGCCTCGAGGCGCTCAAAGCCGAACTGACGCAACAGCATCCGGGCATCACGGTCGCCGTCGCCGAACTCGACGTCACCGACCACGATCGGGTGCCGAAGGTCTTCGCGGCGCTGGCCGACGAACTCGGCGGCCTCGACCGCGTCATCGTCAACGCCGGGCTTGGCAAGGGCGCGCCGCTGGGGACGGGCAAGGTGTGGGCGAACAAGGCGACGATCGAGACGAACCTCGTCGCCGCACTCGTGCAGGTGGAGACGGCGCTCGAGATGTTCAAGCGTTCCGGCGCAGGACATCTCGTGCTCATCTCGTCGGTGCTCGCCAACAAGGGCGTGCCGGGCGTCAAGGCCGCCTACGCCGCGAGCAAGGCCGGCGTCTCGTCGCTGGGGGAGTCCCTGCGCGCCGAATACGCCAGGGGGCCGATCCGCGTGACCGTCCTCGAACCCGGTTACATCGAATCGGAGATGACCGCGAGATCCGCCTCGACGATGCTGATGACCGACACCGATTCGGGTGTCGCCGCGATGGTGCGCGTCATCGAGAAAGAGGCCGGCCGCGCCGCGGTGCCGTGGTGGCCGTGGGCACCGCTGGTACGGCTGATGCGGGTCCTGCCGCCGCGACTGATGGCCCCATTTAGTTAG
- a CDS encoding helix-turn-helix transcriptional regulator, whose translation MSPVRRGKALPIHNRIAVLRAERRMSRAELAELIDVNPQTVGALERGDHYPSLDLAFRICDVFDLPVEAVFSRTEFVPLSAEFYRGTTRAQGGDPDV comes from the coding sequence ATGAGTCCGGTCAGGCGGGGCAAAGCGCTTCCCATCCACAACCGCATCGCCGTGCTCCGCGCCGAGCGCCGCATGTCGCGGGCCGAGCTGGCGGAACTGATCGACGTCAACCCGCAGACCGTCGGCGCGCTGGAGCGCGGCGACCACTATCCGAGCCTCGATCTGGCATTCCGGATCTGCGACGTCTTCGACCTGCCGGTCGAAGCCGTGTTCTCCCGCACCGAATTCGTCCCGCTGTCCGCCGAGTTCTACCGCGGAACCACCCGAGCACAAGGAGGCGACCCCGATGTCTGA
- a CDS encoding thiamine pyrophosphate-requiring protein — protein MTDLVADALVARLRDWDADRVFGYAGDGVNTLLGALQRSGEPEFISTRHEELAAFMACGHAKYTGRVGVCMATQGPGAIHLLAGLYDAKLDRRPVVAIVGQVVSTALGSGYLQEVDLHALFKDVCGQYVQTVFAPEQALMALDNAMRTAIATSTPTCLIIPHDVQQAEMPDELQHSHGVVPSAAVSAQARITAPDEQLRRAAEVLNAGERVALLVGRGAAGAADEIARVVDTLGAGVTTSLLGKPVLDEGEPWHTGVMGHLGTTASAELMAHCDTLLIVGSNDPWTEFYPAPGQARAVQIDIQPRVIGAKYPVEAPVVGQAAQALSALSGLLERKADRRWQDQVGQWRKRWHEDAARRAAVPTSPDSGANPEAVVRALSDHLPADARVAVDTGSSTYWYARHLRLPPGVPAHLSGYLASMGCALPYGVAAKLDAPHRPVVALVGDGAMQMSGLLELVTIADRWRSWPDPRFVVLVLHNSDLTEVSWEQREMEGNPRFTASQDVPRFPYADYAELLGLHGIRVTESAAAGDAWAKAFAADRPTLIEAVVDPATPLLPPLMPDSKTDKVFDAIGQESDDAAAERVADQRRHEQG, from the coding sequence ATGACGGATCTGGTGGCTGACGCATTGGTGGCCCGGCTGCGCGACTGGGACGCCGACCGGGTGTTCGGCTACGCCGGCGACGGGGTGAACACGTTGCTCGGCGCGCTGCAGCGTTCGGGCGAACCCGAATTCATCTCCACCCGGCACGAGGAACTCGCCGCCTTCATGGCGTGCGGACACGCCAAGTACACCGGCAGGGTGGGTGTCTGCATGGCCACCCAGGGCCCCGGCGCCATCCACCTGCTCGCCGGCCTCTACGACGCGAAACTCGACCGGCGGCCCGTGGTGGCGATCGTCGGCCAGGTGGTCTCGACAGCGTTGGGTAGCGGCTACCTGCAGGAGGTCGACCTGCACGCGCTGTTCAAGGATGTCTGCGGTCAGTACGTGCAGACGGTGTTCGCGCCGGAGCAGGCACTGATGGCGCTCGACAATGCGATGCGCACGGCGATCGCCACGTCGACGCCGACCTGCCTGATCATCCCGCACGACGTCCAGCAGGCCGAGATGCCCGACGAACTGCAGCACAGCCACGGCGTGGTGCCGTCCGCCGCCGTCAGTGCGCAGGCCCGGATCACCGCACCGGACGAGCAGCTGCGCCGCGCCGCCGAGGTGCTCAACGCCGGCGAGCGGGTGGCGCTCTTGGTCGGCCGTGGTGCGGCGGGCGCCGCCGACGAGATCGCCCGGGTGGTCGACACGCTCGGCGCCGGGGTGACCACATCGCTGCTCGGCAAACCCGTTCTCGACGAGGGCGAACCATGGCACACCGGTGTCATGGGGCACCTCGGCACCACGGCGAGCGCCGAGCTGATGGCCCACTGCGACACGCTGCTCATCGTGGGGTCCAACGATCCCTGGACGGAGTTCTACCCGGCGCCGGGACAGGCCAGGGCCGTCCAGATCGACATCCAGCCCCGCGTGATCGGTGCGAAGTACCCCGTCGAGGCGCCCGTGGTCGGGCAAGCGGCACAAGCTCTTTCGGCGTTGTCGGGTCTGCTGGAACGCAAGGCGGACCGCCGCTGGCAGGACCAGGTGGGTCAGTGGCGGAAGCGGTGGCACGAGGACGCTGCGCGACGGGCGGCGGTACCCACCTCGCCGGATTCCGGCGCCAATCCCGAAGCCGTCGTGCGGGCGCTGTCCGACCACCTGCCCGCCGATGCACGGGTCGCGGTGGACACCGGCTCGTCGACCTACTGGTATGCGCGTCACCTTCGGCTGCCGCCGGGCGTGCCCGCCCACCTCTCCGGTTATCTGGCCTCGATGGGCTGCGCCCTGCCGTACGGGGTGGCGGCCAAACTCGACGCGCCGCATCGGCCGGTGGTGGCGCTCGTCGGGGACGGGGCCATGCAGATGAGTGGGCTGCTCGAACTGGTCACGATCGCCGACCGGTGGCGCTCGTGGCCCGACCCCCGCTTCGTCGTGCTGGTGCTGCACAACTCCGACCTCACCGAGGTGTCGTGGGAGCAGCGTGAGATGGAGGGCAACCCACGGTTCACCGCATCGCAGGACGTGCCGCGGTTCCCGTACGCCGACTACGCGGAACTGCTGGGGCTGCACGGTATTCGGGTGACCGAATCGGCGGCCGCGGGTGACGCGTGGGCGAAGGCGTTCGCCGCCGACCGGCCGACCCTCATCGAAGCGGTCGTCGACCCCGCCACCCCGCTGCTGCCCCCGTTGATGCCGGACAGCAAGACGGACAAGGTGTTCGACGCCATCGGCCAGGAGAGCGACGACGCGGCGGCCGAACGTGTCGCCGATCAACGGCGCCACGAACAGGGGTGA
- the pgi gene encoding glucose-6-phosphate isomerase, translating into MDSDEQQIPDIASTPAWQALQRHHDQIAGTHLRELFAEDPARGTELAVSVGDLYIDYSKHRVTRETLGLLVDLARDAGLEAKRDAMFAGAHINTSEDRAVLHTALRLPREARLEVDGQDVVADVHEVLDRMGDFTDRLRSGEWTGATGQRIETVVNIGIGGSDLGPVMVYDALRHYADAGISARFVSNVDPADLVAKLDGLDPATTLFIVASKTFSTLETLTNATAARRWLTGALGDAAVSRHFVAVSTNKRLVDEFGINTDNMFGFWDWVGGRYSVDSAIGLSVMAVIGRERFAEFLSGFHLVDEHFRTAPLDANAPALLGLIGLWYSNFFGAQSRAVLPYSNDLSRFAAYLQQLTMESNGKSVRADGSPVVTDTGEIFWGEPGTNGQHAFYQLLHQGTRLVPADFIGFSRPTDDLPTADGTGSMHDLLMSNFFAQTQVLAFGKTAEEIAAEGTPSDVVPHKVMPGNRPTTSILAAKLTPSVVGQLIALYEHQVFTEGVVWGIDSFDQWGVELGKTQAKALLPVITGEDPPAAQSDTSTDALVRRYRTERGRSA; encoded by the coding sequence ATGGACTCCGACGAACAGCAGATTCCCGACATCGCGTCCACCCCGGCGTGGCAGGCGCTGCAGCGCCACCACGATCAGATCGCCGGGACACACCTGCGGGAGCTGTTCGCCGAGGATCCGGCGCGCGGCACCGAGCTCGCCGTGTCGGTCGGTGACCTCTACATCGACTACAGCAAGCACCGCGTCACCCGCGAGACCCTGGGCTTGCTGGTCGACCTGGCCCGCGACGCGGGCCTGGAGGCCAAACGCGACGCGATGTTCGCCGGCGCGCACATCAACACCTCCGAGGATCGCGCGGTGCTGCACACGGCGCTACGCCTGCCCCGCGAGGCGCGCCTGGAGGTCGACGGTCAGGACGTGGTCGCCGACGTGCACGAGGTCCTCGACCGGATGGGCGATTTCACCGACCGGCTCCGCAGCGGCGAGTGGACAGGCGCGACCGGACAGCGCATCGAGACCGTGGTCAACATCGGTATCGGCGGATCGGATCTCGGGCCGGTGATGGTGTACGACGCGCTGCGCCACTACGCCGATGCGGGGATCTCGGCGCGGTTCGTGTCGAACGTCGACCCGGCGGATCTGGTCGCCAAGCTCGACGGGCTGGACCCGGCGACCACGCTGTTCATCGTCGCCTCGAAGACGTTCTCCACGCTGGAGACGCTGACCAACGCGACGGCCGCCCGGCGCTGGCTGACCGGCGCGTTGGGCGACGCGGCGGTCAGCAGGCATTTCGTCGCGGTGTCGACGAACAAGCGGCTGGTCGACGAGTTCGGGATCAACACCGACAACATGTTCGGGTTCTGGGACTGGGTGGGCGGGCGCTACTCGGTCGACAGTGCGATCGGGCTCAGCGTGATGGCGGTGATCGGCAGGGAGCGGTTCGCGGAGTTCCTGTCCGGCTTCCATCTGGTCGACGAGCACTTCCGCACCGCACCGCTGGACGCCAACGCGCCTGCGCTGCTCGGGCTGATCGGGCTGTGGTACTCGAACTTCTTCGGTGCACAGTCGCGGGCGGTGCTGCCGTACTCGAACGACCTGTCGCGGTTCGCGGCGTATCTGCAGCAGTTGACGATGGAGTCCAACGGCAAGTCGGTGCGCGCCGACGGCTCACCCGTCGTGACCGACACCGGCGAGATCTTCTGGGGGGAGCCGGGCACCAACGGCCAGCACGCGTTCTACCAGTTGCTGCACCAGGGCACCCGGTTGGTGCCCGCCGATTTCATCGGGTTCAGCCGGCCCACCGACGATCTTCCCACCGCCGACGGCACCGGCAGCATGCACGACCTGCTGATGAGCAACTTCTTCGCGCAGACCCAGGTGCTGGCGTTCGGCAAGACCGCCGAGGAGATCGCCGCCGAGGGCACGCCCTCCGACGTCGTCCCGCACAAGGTGATGCCCGGAAACCGGCCCACCACAAGCATTCTCGCGGCCAAGCTGACGCCGTCGGTGGTCGGCCAGCTCATCGCGCTCTACGAGCACCAGGTGTTCACCGAGGGCGTCGTCTGGGGCATCGACTCGTTCGACCAGTGGGGTGTGGAGCTGGGCAAGACGCAGGCCAAGGCGCTGCTGCCGGTGATCACCGGCGAGGATCCGCCTGCAGCGCAGTCGGATACGTCCACCGATGCGCTGGTGCGTCGCTACCGTACGGAGCGCGGCCGGTCGGCCTAG
- a CDS encoding YihY/virulence factor BrkB family protein gives MADDASTKDNAPDPDDPRKPDSPTDLTKPSALYVLRKTAREFGHDQCTDLAAALTYYAVLSLFPAVLVMVSLLGVFGQGRRTTDALLDIVSDVAPASTVDTLRPTIEQLVDSPSAGFALVVGILTALWSASGYVGAFGRAMNRIYEVEEGRPVWKLRPLQLVLTFAALLGAALVAFMLAVSGPVAEAVGNAIGLGEAAVTAWSIGRWPVILLLVIIAVAVLYYVTPNVQQPKFRWISLGAALAILTWIVASVAFGIYVANFSSYNKTYGALAGVIIFLLWLWITNLALLFGAELDAELERGRQLQAGLPAERELQLPPRDTRVIEKKEAAFEEDVKRAKALRRSRGRDDG, from the coding sequence ATGGCCGACGATGCGTCCACGAAAGACAACGCACCCGACCCGGACGACCCGCGTAAACCGGATTCGCCGACCGACCTGACCAAACCGTCGGCGCTGTACGTCCTGCGCAAGACCGCCCGGGAATTCGGCCACGACCAGTGCACCGACCTCGCCGCCGCGCTCACCTACTACGCCGTCCTGTCGCTGTTCCCCGCGGTGCTGGTGATGGTGTCGCTGCTGGGCGTCTTCGGCCAGGGCCGTCGCACCACCGACGCCCTCCTCGACATCGTCTCGGACGTGGCACCGGCCTCCACCGTCGACACCCTGCGTCCCACCATCGAGCAACTGGTCGACTCGCCCTCCGCCGGTTTCGCACTCGTGGTCGGCATCCTCACCGCGCTCTGGTCGGCCTCCGGGTACGTCGGCGCGTTCGGCCGGGCGATGAACCGCATCTACGAGGTCGAGGAAGGCCGGCCGGTATGGAAACTGCGGCCGCTGCAGCTCGTACTCACGTTCGCCGCGCTGCTCGGGGCGGCGCTCGTGGCGTTCATGCTCGCGGTCAGCGGTCCGGTGGCCGAGGCCGTCGGCAACGCGATCGGTCTGGGTGAGGCCGCGGTGACCGCGTGGAGCATCGGCCGGTGGCCGGTGATCCTGCTCCTGGTCATCATCGCGGTCGCGGTGCTCTACTACGTCACGCCCAACGTGCAGCAACCCAAATTCCGCTGGATCAGCCTCGGGGCGGCGCTGGCCATCCTCACCTGGATCGTGGCGTCGGTGGCCTTCGGGATCTACGTCGCGAACTTCAGCAGCTACAACAAGACGTACGGGGCGCTGGCCGGCGTCATCATCTTCCTGCTGTGGCTGTGGATCACCAACCTCGCGCTGCTGTTCGGTGCGGAGCTGGACGCCGAACTGGAGCGGGGCCGCCAGCTGCAGGCCGGCCTGCCCGCCGAACGGGAACTGCAGTTGCCGCCGCGGGACACGCGCGTCATCGAGAAGAAGGAAGCCGCGTTCGAGGAGGACGTGAAGCGGGCGAAGGCGCTGCGGCGCAGCCGGGGGCGCGACGACGGCTGA
- a CDS encoding LLM class flavin-dependent oxidoreductase codes for MRFTYAEAMTDPTYYIPLAKAAEAAGYHAMTIPDSVAYPFESDSTYPYTPDGSREFLDGKAFIESFVLAGALCAVTTTLRFNFFVLKLPIRPPALVAKQAGSLAALFDNRLGLGVGTSPWPEDYELMNVPFARRGKRMDECIEIIRGLTTGEYFEFHGEFYDIPKTKMTPAPTRPVPILVGGHADAALRRAARCDGWMHGGGDPEELDGLLAKLGKFRAEQGATGPFEIHVISADAFSVDGVRRLEDKGVTDVIVGFRLPYITGPDTEPLEDKIRHLEWFAENVIARV; via the coding sequence GTGCGGTTCACCTACGCCGAGGCGATGACCGACCCGACGTACTACATCCCACTGGCCAAAGCGGCCGAAGCCGCGGGCTACCACGCGATGACCATTCCCGACAGCGTCGCCTACCCCTTCGAGTCGGACTCGACGTACCCCTACACCCCCGATGGGAGCCGAGAGTTCCTGGACGGCAAGGCATTCATCGAGTCCTTCGTCCTGGCCGGCGCGCTGTGCGCGGTCACCACGACGCTGCGCTTCAACTTCTTCGTGCTCAAGTTGCCGATCCGCCCGCCGGCCCTGGTGGCCAAACAGGCCGGGTCGCTGGCCGCGCTGTTCGACAACCGGCTGGGCCTCGGCGTCGGCACCAGCCCGTGGCCGGAGGACTACGAGCTGATGAACGTGCCGTTCGCCAGGCGCGGCAAGCGGATGGACGAGTGCATCGAGATCATCAGGGGCCTCACCACCGGTGAGTACTTCGAGTTCCACGGGGAGTTCTACGACATCCCCAAGACCAAGATGACCCCCGCCCCGACGAGACCGGTGCCCATCCTGGTGGGCGGTCACGCCGACGCCGCACTCAGACGCGCCGCGCGCTGCGACGGCTGGATGCACGGCGGCGGCGACCCCGAGGAACTCGACGGGCTGCTGGCCAAGCTCGGCAAGTTCCGGGCGGAGCAGGGCGCGACGGGACCGTTCGAGATCCACGTCATCTCCGCCGATGCGTTCAGTGTCGACGGCGTCAGACGCCTCGAGGACAAGGGGGTGACCGACGTGATCGTCGGCTTCCGGCTTCCCTACATCACCGGACCGGACACCGAACCGCTCGAAGACAAGATCCGCCATCTCGAGTGGTTCGCGGAAAACGTGATTGCCCGGGTCTGA
- a CDS encoding Fpg/Nei family DNA glycosylase, whose product MPELPEVEALADHLRRNAVGLPVGRVDVSAFSVLKTFDPPITALHGREVTGAARWGKYLGLQAGDLYLITHLSRAGWLRWSDKLAAAPLKPGKGPIALRVHLGTPGSAPGFDLTEAGTQKRLAVWLVSDPAAVPGIATLGPDALELTAEDLGALLAGQSGRIKTVITDQKVIAGIGNAYSDEILHVAQLSPFATANKLTAAQLGSLHDAMISVLTDAVSRSVGQQAATLKGEKRSGLRVHARTGLPCPVCGDTVREVSFADKSFQYCPTCQTGGRVLADRRMSRLLK is encoded by the coding sequence ATGCCTGAACTGCCCGAGGTCGAAGCACTCGCCGACCATCTGCGGCGCAACGCGGTCGGACTGCCGGTCGGCCGCGTCGACGTGTCGGCGTTCTCGGTGCTCAAGACGTTCGATCCGCCGATCACCGCGCTGCACGGCCGCGAGGTCACCGGCGCCGCACGCTGGGGTAAGTACCTGGGCCTGCAGGCCGGTGACCTGTATCTGATCACCCACCTGTCCCGGGCCGGCTGGCTGCGGTGGTCGGACAAGCTGGCCGCCGCGCCGCTCAAACCCGGGAAGGGGCCGATCGCCCTGCGGGTGCATCTCGGCACTCCCGGGTCCGCGCCGGGTTTCGACCTGACCGAGGCCGGCACACAGAAGCGACTGGCGGTGTGGCTGGTCTCCGATCCTGCTGCCGTGCCGGGGATCGCGACGCTCGGCCCGGACGCCCTGGAATTGACCGCCGAGGACCTCGGCGCGCTGCTGGCCGGCCAGAGCGGGCGCATCAAGACCGTCATCACCGACCAGAAGGTGATCGCCGGGATCGGCAACGCCTACAGCGACGAAATCCTGCACGTCGCCCAGCTGTCGCCGTTCGCCACCGCCAACAAGCTGACCGCCGCGCAGCTTGGCTCCCTGCACGACGCGATGATCTCGGTGCTCACCGACGCGGTGTCCCGTTCGGTGGGGCAGCAGGCCGCGACGCTCAAGGGGGAGAAGCGCTCCGGGTTGCGGGTGCATGCGCGGACCGGCCTGCCGTGCCCGGTGTGCGGCGACACCGTGCGCGAGGTGTCGTTCGCCGACAAGTCGTTCCAGTACTGCCCGACGTGTCAGACCGGCGGGCGGGTGCTCGCCGACCGGCGGATGTCGCGCCTGCTGAAGTAG